ctctctctctctctctgaagaagAAACGAATATTAAAAAACCAAGTTGGGGTGGGGGTGGGTGTGGCCGGATTTCAGAGgaatctctctctgtctctggtTTATTCTATTTtgccctgtttttttttttttatctttttcagAGGAGGACAGGTGCCAAACACCACTTTTGATGTAAAAGCCAATGCAATGTCTACATTGACCGAACACAGCAACAGCAGCAGATACAGTACTACAgtatataaacatatatatgtatgtatgtatgtgttcACCTCTCACGTACTCTTTGTTTAAAGTTTCAACTTAAAGCATCTACTTTATCTCCTCATATGATCATAGGCTAATGATGCCTAAATTTGAtcataatctctctctctccacacaagTAATTAAGAATTTAAATATGGGCCCTCTTAGTGTGTCGGCGCTACGTAGCAATTTTTTAGTCTTTCAGTACCACTATATTTTGTTCTAACGGTGCTACCCAAAATTCTCACCGGCCTGTCTTGGCCGATTTTCGCTACGTAACACTTTATATCcgattttttgtcaatttcacggctgctttttattttattttattttattttataatcagCAACTTCTTACCACTGCGGCTGCTTCACGTGCTCCTgcaccaaaagtaaatttttaaaaaaattcacggtTGCTACATGCACCCAATTTCTGCTACATATATCATTTGATACTCTTGTCTGCTACAGTTAAAAAAATTCACGGTCACTATACCAAAATTCCGTTACATATCATTTGATACTCTCGTCTGCTACCACTATTTAAAACTTGCAAGTAGTTACGTGCGCTGAATCAACACAATGAGGGTTTGCACTGTTAGTAAAATTAATCCCTGTAAATGGTTACTAGTATAAACTATGGAATAGAATTCTTGCCCTTTACACTTttcaagggggaaaaaaaatacactagTATTTGGATTATGAAACACCTCGAGAGAAGTCCAATGTCTTGAAGGCATAAACATAAAACACTGTTTTTCTACCTATTTCCATTtttcagttctttttttttttaaaaactacaaCTGAAGTCACATGCAGAAGCAGCAGAACTATCCCTCCGTGCCCATTCTTTTGTCTTTCATCTTATTCCAacaagataaaaaattaattataacttttaattgataatattttttatatgcaatatggatcttgtttaataaattgcaggatataatcaattgaaaagtagcaCGGACTCCCAAAGAAATGAGACGGGGGAGTATTTTTTGGATAAGGTAATCTGCATTTTGACCCTCCAAATATTGTCTCTCTACCACTTTGATCTCCCACCTTTTAATTTCAACGCATTAGAGCCTGTAATTTGTTTTGGAATACGGTGTTAATCTCCTGTCAACACAAGTTAAGATTTTCTACTTAGTTCCCTTTTTTAAGTTAGTGGTTAAAACCTAGAGACGTTAAAGTAAACACTAATTGGTGGACAATGTACGTAATCTGCATTTTTGACATGCAGATTAACAATTAATTCCTTTGGATAGTGTAATCTGCCTCTTTGACCCTCCAAATTGCATCTCGGTACCACTTTCTGAAATTACACGGAAGCTCAACCCAGTAAAATTTGTTTCGGAATACAATACTCATTTTGATCTCCTATCAACTTCCGTTACGttgttaataaaattttgttgccgataaaaaaaaaaacctccgttacatttttggatggaaaaaaaaaaaagccatgcACAAGTCACATGGCCTTGACATAGAGAGCCGAATATCCAGCTTTGGTTAAAAGAGTATTCCCATTCTCAAAATCCAAGGAAAAAGGAAGCCGAATATCCAGCTTTTACTTGCGTTACTGTTTGTTGGCTATGGCTAGGGTTACGAGGGAGGCGTCAACACTTGTAGTATCCTTTTCCTCGGGATTAATGAATCCCACTTTCACCCACACCGGCCAGAGAGTCAAACCACACCAtatatctcttcttttttcattccaCTCCAGCAACATATACTTGCATAACACTTCTATGAGAATCCAATGCTTCGTAGTTCATGCTTACCCGGTAACGGCACATTAATGGTTACTCTCGAAGTATCATGTGGCATTATTATTTGGTATTTCCTACATAACTTGTGGCTTTTTGTTACTGAATAAATACTTGTCGGTAACCCTATTTTCCTAATTCTGGTCACTTCAAGACATGTATGTGTACCCTCTTTGCTAACtacactctcctttttgtttttagtgtgtGGAGTTACCAAAACACCCTTCTACTTTTCaatattttattcttctttttattcaaatGTAATGATTTTTGTACAAAGTGAAAGGTTATTTTGATAACTTCAcatactaaaaacaaaaaagagaagttttgTTTGTAAAAACAGGATTGCTAAAATCACTTCATGTATGCATAATCATATACTCATATATTTCCCCCTTGATAAGCAaaattatgagagagagagagagagagagagagagagagagagagagagagagagagagagttacatGCCCTAGGCcaaataaattaggaaaatacTAGGGACAGAAAAAATTTATCCTGAAAATACCCCAAAAAGAGCAACTAgtagttgagattcactttaaTGTGTAAgacccaatcatcaaagtgattctcaaccatggATTGCTTttttcggggtaaattttctttgtatttaGCATTCCTAAATAAATTATGTCAAATATCGTCTAACGGAATGACTGGGACTTGTGATTAAAAAATGTGTCCCGCCAACCTAACATTATCATGTGTGTTAATGAATTAGTACTAGTATTTGTTGACTACACAAAGCCGCAACTACTCATTTAGCTCTTGTCATGAAATTAATACGATTTTGTTCGTTTTCAAGAACATCTTTTCAAATAATAGAGCTCACTTAATTAAAGTAAGTTGAAGAGGTTTCTCAACTCGCATTCTAGGAATTTAACACCACTCAAGAATTGAATAATCAGAAATGCTTTGATTTGGCCGGGTTCAATAATATGTCTGGCTACATGATTAAAAATTCAATTATAATCCAGTCACAAATTTATATCTAAACGAGGATAAAACTAGAGACACAAAAAAATCGTATCAACACTAAAAATCAGTGTTCTTCAGGATTGAAGAAGCACTTAATTCCCATGCGGCAACATGTGGAAACCACAACTAATGACAAATTCAACACCAAAAATGCTACGGACATAGACGAAAGTGCATAGATCCAGACACAAATGCATTCAAAATTGGCCGACGAGCACACTTGGGTTCAAAAACAAAAGGCGTAAATCACGTTCACAATTGATAGACATTCAACTACGTACATATGCAGTCATCATATACTTAGGGTTTTTCCGAAGACTCTTCCCTTTTGGAAGAAAGCTTTAAGACCATAATATAACTAAGAGGAAGAGAGAGCTCAAAACTGAAGCTTGTaaaagaacccaaaaaaaaagttctttaaAAATGCAATTAATTACCTTGCCatgatttttgggtttggttttgtttgctGACGTGGTTACTAAGACCAGTTATACTCAGAATATCACTCTCAGACAGTGGTCTCAGACCCAAGAAATCCCTAGTCATCCCTTCattgccgccgccgccgccatctTTCTTAGAACTCAACATACCACCAAATGTATCATCAAAAGAAGACCCAGCAAACCCACTTGCAGAAGAGATTGAAATCATGtcctgaaaaaaagaagaagaagaagaaggtgcaGCTGCACCCGCACCCGAACCCGCCTCCGTACCAGAAAGATTCAGCTGGGCTTTGTTGCTGTCcccaaaaggaaagaaaaacccAGTTCCCATCCCTTCACGTGATGCCAAATTCTGCCCAAAaccagctgctgctgctgctgttatCATGTAATTACCAGAGGAATCAGCAGACACGTGATGATCTTGGCCCTGGTGGGGCCCATGACCCGCTGAGCAGTTCTTGTTCGCGGTGCTCATTGTTGCACCCATTTGGGCTGCTTTCTGCAGCAATGCAGTCGCTGACATGTGTGGCGATGCCATTGGTTGGTGCTGGTAGGGTTGAACTTGATGGGTTGTGCTTGAGTTAGGGCTAATTGGGTTTTCAAAATCTTGGTGGTTTGTGATCAAGTCTTGGTGATCTAACCGTGTTGTGGCGGAGAAGAGTGTTGGGGGCGGTGGGCCGGGGCCGGATCCTACAGCCGGCGGCGGGCAAGATAGCCATGGTGGGATATCTGGTCTAGGGAGGATGCTGTTGAAGCTTTGTTGCTCTTGTTTCATTTGGAATGACTGAAGGAATTGGGGTTGGAATTGGATGTTTTGAGGGTTTATGTGGGAAATTGGTGATTGGGTACTGGAGAGTAGTGGGTTTACTCCTGTGATTGTTGCTCTTGCACTTTCTTCTGCTAGTGCATCACAGAATGCTCTGTGAGTGATGAAACTATCCCTCCTGAAATTAGCCAAAAAATAGAAAGTGGAAGCGAAATCAAATAACAAGAGAGACAAAGTTACAccatcataaaaaataaaaataaataaataaataagtggCAAGACTTAGGATCAGAAGGATTCCCTTTCCAACCTTCTGCCTCCCACTATGATATCTTTGACATGACCATATGGTCCATATCAGCTTTTTTTGTCATCACTATTTTGTATACttatcccctctctctctctctctctctctcacacacacacacacacaagttgAGTTCAAACTTCATAAATccttaaactaaaattaattttcttcttcaatttgaagacttctttagttcttttatgtatctttttctttcgatgtccaaaaatggtacaattaaTTTGTCACAAGTTCTCAAGATTTTAGTGCACATTTCTTCAACATGATTGCCTTTGAAGATTTGCTAGCCAATGTCATTGACTTATTATGGATTCGTTGTCTATATCACTATTCCTCTTCACGCCCTTATCAAATCATTAATTGTTGGATGCAATTGAATTCTTGCATGGCTTGTGCAGGGGCCAACAATAGTATCAACCCCTCCTCGTAACAAAGTTGATTCCCAAGAGTTAGTCCggttgattacttacacaattGATCAAAGTTCGATTCTTAGAGTTAGGtgacaagaaaataattttttgtgactCTCCTAGTTTAGGCATGGATGGTCTTCTTTTGACTGGAAATAATAGGAAATTAGTCAAGGTATACATAAGTCGACCGGGACACTATTTTACCgtggaaccaaaaaaaaaaaagttgatgcaATTTTGAAAGGAATTATGCATCACACTCTAAAATTCTCTTCAAATTCCATCATTAATATTCGTCTCTTTTTCTGTGAAGATTTGTGATTGTTGAGAGCTATAATGGGACTTAGACTGACCTATATGTTTGCCCTAATTAAATTTGGTTTTCAAGTTAGCAGGTATTTTACCTAGAGAAAAGGGTGCCACAGTCACATCTGTACTCCCTTGTGCCACAGGTCTTAGAATGAGCTTTCCAATCCGATTGAACCGCATACCGCTTTGAGCACTTTTCACATTTCCATTTCTTCTCGCCATGTTTTCTGCAAAAGTGCTTCTTGATCCCTGTCAAATCCCCCAGTGCTCTTGACGGGTGGTGGTGGACACAACTGGGTTCTGGGCAAACATACACCTTTTTCTTGATCTCTTTGCTGCTTCTCTGCTTCAGCTTCCATGGCAGATTGTGGCCTCTTCTGTGCAGCTGGAGGTTCTGGTCTCTTTGAAACCCCTTGCTACAGATCTCGCAGATGAATCTGTTTGTTGCCATGAGACTCTTGGGGGATAAAGATATGACTTCTGCATCTGGGTCTGATTCAAAATCCAACAATTCAAAACCCCAAATCAGGAAAAgtgaaaatttgatttaaagATAGTTCTCAAGAAATTATACAACACAAATAGACTTGGGGTGTATTTGTTGCCAAGAGAGTCTTGGCTGATGAAGCTATCACTTTTTGCATCTGGGTATGATTCAAAGTCCAAGGAAGTGAAAGTTAAAAATAGATTCTCAGCAAAACAAATAATACTTTTGCATCTGGGTCTGATTCAACTCCAataaagttataaaaaaaaaaaacccagatgaagaaaatgaaaatttacattgcaaaaaaaaacagcaaaacaaTTAGATTTCTCACTTGTGCATCTGGGCTTGATCCAAATCAAATGAAAttccaaaacccaaattagGTTAAAGAAAAATCAGCAGACAGTTTAGACTTGAGAACTCCATTTGGTTGCCAAGAGAGTATTTTAGGTGACAAAGCTATTGCTTCTGCATCTTATTAATCTGATTCAACTCCAATAAAGTTCTGACACCCAaatgagaaaaaccaaaaactatttaaaggaaagaaaaatacaaaggaaaaaagTAAGCAAAAATTAAGGGACAAGTTGAGATAAACCTGGGTTGCCTGGTAggtttctcttcttcttcactGCTTGTTGAGTTTGATGAGGAGCAAAATACTGCTGAGGAAAAATAGAGCCAGATTCGGCCCTAATATTGCCGGAAGAAACACTTGCTTCACCAGAGGCAGAagtcaaatttgacatgttCTCTTCAACACCtgggttttgttgttggcttAACAAACTTTTCATCATCTTCTTACCAACAGCAATGGATTTTAGCCCTTTTTGCGTGATAAGGATATCTGAGATCCAATTAAAGACAAATTCAAACCCATAAAAGCTAAGTAAAATAGGACAAAATGTTGAGAAAGAATGAC
This DNA window, taken from Rhododendron vialii isolate Sample 1 chromosome 8a, ASM3025357v1, encodes the following:
- the LOC131336432 gene encoding protein indeterminate-domain 7-like, with product MMKSLLSQQQNPGVEENMSNLTSASGEASVSSGNIRAESGSIFPQQYFAPHQTQQAVKKKRNLPGNPDPDAEVISLSPKSLMATNRFICEICSKGFQRDQNLQLHRRGHNLPWKLKQRSSKEIKKKVYVCPEPSCVHHHPSRALGDLTGIKKHFCRKHGEKKWKCEKCSKRYAVQSDWKAHSKTCGTREYRCDCGTLFSRRDSFITHRAFCDALAEESARATITGVNPLLSSTQSPISHINPQNIQFQPQFLQSFQMKQEQQSFNSILPRPDIPPWLSCPPPAVGSGPGPPPPTLFSATTRLDHQDLITNHQDFENPISPNSSTTHQVQPYQHQPMASPHMSATALLQKAAQMGATMSTANKNCSAGHGPHQGQDHHVSADSSGNYMITAAAAAGFGQNLASREGMGTGFFFPFGDSNKAQLNLSGTEAGSGAGAAAPSSSSSFFQDMISISSASGFAGSSFDDTFGGMLSSKKDGGGGGNEGMTRDFLGLRPLSESDILSITGLSNHVSKQNQTQKSWQGN